A single region of the Mycoplasma mycoides subsp. mycoides SC str. PG1 genome encodes:
- a CDS encoding aspartate--ammonia ligase has translation MYKSKLSIKQTQQAIQDIKFGLTKQLKQNLNLTRVSAPLFVTSESKINDGLNGDIPVVFTPNQWKEDLEIVHSLAKWKRYALDKYNFNFGEGIWADMNAIRKDDVVDYKHSLYVDQWDWELIISKEQRNLEFLKQIATKIYDSIRYVEHKINFKYPDLVDKLPKQLTFIDSLDLYNKYPNLTAEQREDEVAREYKAVFIYKIGYDLPDKKPHSKRAFDYDDWNLNGDLIFYDLVNDKALEISSMGIRVDAKSLSEQTKILNKTDSDLGLYHDQVLNDKLPLTIGGGIGQSRLSMFLLEKAHIGEVQVSVWEKQYKEDLKKQGIVLL, from the coding sequence ATGTATAAATCTAAACTAAGTATTAAACAAACTCAACAAGCTATTCAAGATATTAAATTTGGTTTAACTAAGCAATTAAAACAAAATTTAAACTTAACAAGAGTTTCAGCTCCACTTTTTGTAACTTCAGAATCTAAAATTAATGATGGATTAAATGGTGATATTCCAGTTGTATTTACTCCTAATCAATGAAAAGAAGACTTAGAAATAGTTCACTCACTTGCTAAATGAAAACGTTATGCACTAGATAAATATAATTTTAATTTTGGTGAAGGTATTTGAGCAGATATGAATGCTATTAGAAAAGATGATGTTGTTGATTATAAACACTCATTATATGTTGATCAATGAGATTGAGAATTGATTATAAGTAAAGAACAAAGAAATCTTGAGTTTTTAAAACAAATTGCTACTAAAATTTATGACTCAATTAGATATGTTGAACACAAAATCAATTTTAAATATCCTGATTTAGTAGATAAGTTACCAAAACAATTAACATTTATTGATTCTTTAGATTTATATAATAAATATCCTAATTTAACAGCTGAACAAAGAGAAGATGAAGTTGCAAGAGAATATAAAGCCGTATTCATTTATAAAATTGGTTATGATTTACCAGATAAAAAACCTCATTCAAAAAGAGCATTTGATTATGATGATTGAAATCTAAATGGTGATTTAATTTTTTATGATTTAGTTAATGATAAAGCTTTAGAAATTAGTTCTATGGGTATTAGAGTTGATGCTAAAAGTTTAAGTGAACAAACTAAAATATTAAATAAAACAGATTCTGATTTAGGTTTATATCACGATCAAGTACTTAATGATAAATTGCCTTTAACTATTGGTGGAGGAATTGGACAAAGTCGATTAAGTATGTTTTTATTAGAAAAAGCTCATATTGGTGAAGTACAAGTTAGTGTGTGAGAAAAACAATATAAAGAAGATTTAAAAAAACAAGGAATAGTTTTATTGTAA
- a CDS encoding DUF3800 domain-containing protein, with protein sequence MRTKNTKYISIYLDESGSGNSPFFIVGGFFLFNFDRKQIYIQEVNISKNIEYIESQIKKNNKKTIDLKKEMKFINLTFKNKKLLFNNIKNNNQVNISMLYDLVKFKNVNQKPILIDYLYNIMVFLILQNILFDLLKQDFINLKDEISIKVNIDQRRNYKNSLTKSNSFKELKMYLNTRMYEKSKFINMNKIEVLQFNSKLEPNIRYADYYVGLLSSVRRILKNQAKSYDFKSDKLLCLLNNRIKHIEYKNTFS encoded by the coding sequence ATGAGAACTAAAAATACTAAGTACATTAGCATATATTTAGATGAAAGTGGCTCAGGAAATTCACCTTTTTTTATTGTCGGAGGATTTTTTTTATTTAATTTTGATAGAAAACAAATATATATTCAAGAAGTTAATATATCAAAAAACATTGAATATATTGAGTCTCAAATAAAAAAGAATAACAAAAAAACAATAGATTTAAAAAAAGAAATGAAATTTATAAATCTAACATTTAAAAATAAAAAATTACTTTTCAATAATATAAAGAATAATAATCAGGTTAATATTTCTATGTTATATGATTTAGTTAAATTTAAAAATGTAAATCAAAAACCCATATTAATTGATTATTTATACAATATAATGGTCTTTTTAATTCTTCAAAATATACTTTTTGATTTATTAAAACAAGATTTTATAAATTTAAAAGATGAGATTTCTATAAAAGTAAACATAGATCAAAGAAGAAACTATAAAAACTCTCTAACCAAATCTAATTCATTTAAAGAATTAAAGATGTATTTGAACACTAGGATGTATGAAAAATCTAAATTCATAAATATGAATAAAATAGAAGTTTTACAGTTTAATTCTAAGTTAGAACCAAATATTAGGTATGCAGATTATTATGTCGGATTGTTATCATCAGTAAGAAGAATTTTAAAAAATCAAGCCAAAAGTTATGATTTTAAATCAGACAAACTATTATGTTTACTAAATAATAGGATAAAACATATCGAATATAAAAATACATTTTCTTAA
- the mnmG gene encoding tRNA uridine-5-carboxymethylaminomethyl(34) synthesis enzyme MnmG — protein MKSNYDVIVVGGGHAGVEAALASARLNKKTALINLYEDKIATMPCNPSVGGPAKGIVVREIDALGGEMAKAADATALQTKLLNSSRGPGVWALRVQSDKEEYSKYMRNVIKNQKNLDLITRACTGLVYDENKTVTGIYLDDQTILNAKAVIITTGTYLKSEILKGVDRYESGPNNEKTTKGISQSLIDLGIKLMRFKTGTPARVYRDSVDLSNAVLEPGTDMKLAFSFSTSTYTPIEKQQPCYLIHSTLETKKIIEDNLEKSAMYSGTVKSIGPRYCPSFEDKAVRFREKDTHQIFIEPETLNGDTWYVQGFSTSMPIEVQEMMLKSLPGFENVRVKHWAYAIEYDCIDPMQLSPSLELKDVKNLFTAGQINGTSGYEEAAGQGLIAGINASRKIDGLDPIILRRDEAYIGVMIDDLINKGVWEPYRLLTSRAEHRLLLRNDNAETRLKQYGKEIGLISDQEWNQYLIYVKEIEQAIKELKEIRFTPKSQLAINLKNKNQADLSHGYSGYEIIKIPTVDINELIEFIPSLQKLKTNQLQSIVIEIRFEGYVKKERQLVDKLVKLERKKIPLDINYSKVDNLATEAKDKLEKIRPLNIGQASRITGVNPADIQMLLFYLKKQYPLENIDN, from the coding sequence ATGAAAAGTAATTATGATGTAATTGTTGTAGGTGGAGGTCATGCGGGAGTTGAAGCCGCTTTAGCTAGTGCTAGATTAAATAAAAAAACAGCTTTAATCAACTTGTATGAAGATAAAATTGCAACAATGCCATGTAATCCAAGTGTTGGTGGTCCTGCTAAAGGAATAGTAGTTAGAGAGATTGATGCACTTGGTGGAGAAATGGCTAAAGCCGCTGATGCCACTGCTTTACAAACTAAATTACTTAATTCTTCAAGAGGACCTGGTGTATGAGCATTAAGAGTGCAATCAGATAAAGAAGAATATTCTAAATACATGAGAAATGTAATTAAAAATCAAAAAAACTTGGATTTAATTACAAGAGCATGTACTGGTTTAGTTTATGATGAAAATAAAACTGTTACAGGTATTTATTTAGATGATCAAACTATTTTAAATGCTAAAGCAGTAATCATTACAACTGGAACTTATTTAAAATCTGAAATTTTAAAAGGTGTTGATAGATATGAATCAGGACCTAATAATGAAAAAACAACTAAAGGAATAAGTCAATCATTAATTGATTTAGGAATTAAATTAATGAGATTTAAAACTGGAACTCCTGCTAGAGTTTATAGAGATTCAGTTGATCTAAGTAATGCTGTTCTTGAACCAGGAACTGATATGAAACTAGCTTTTAGCTTTTCAACAAGCACTTATACTCCAATAGAAAAACAACAACCTTGTTATTTAATTCATTCAACATTAGAGACTAAAAAAATAATTGAAGACAATTTAGAAAAATCTGCAATGTATTCAGGAACTGTTAAATCAATTGGACCAAGATATTGTCCTAGTTTTGAAGACAAAGCTGTCAGATTTAGAGAAAAAGATACTCATCAAATTTTTATTGAACCTGAAACTTTAAATGGAGATACTTGATATGTTCAAGGATTTTCAACTTCAATGCCTATTGAAGTTCAAGAAATGATGCTAAAATCACTACCTGGATTTGAAAATGTTAGAGTAAAGCATTGAGCTTATGCGATTGAATATGATTGTATAGATCCAATGCAATTATCTCCTAGTTTAGAATTAAAAGATGTTAAAAATTTATTTACTGCTGGACAAATTAATGGAACTAGTGGATATGAAGAAGCTGCTGGACAAGGATTGATAGCTGGTATTAATGCTTCTAGAAAAATAGATGGATTGGATCCAATTATTTTAAGAAGAGATGAAGCTTATATTGGTGTTATGATTGATGATTTAATTAATAAAGGTGTTTGAGAGCCTTATAGATTATTAACAAGTAGAGCAGAACATAGATTATTATTAAGAAATGATAATGCCGAAACTAGATTAAAACAATATGGAAAAGAAATTGGATTAATTAGTGATCAAGAATGAAACCAATATTTAATTTATGTTAAAGAAATTGAACAAGCAATTAAAGAATTAAAAGAAATTAGATTTACACCAAAATCTCAATTAGCGATAAATTTAAAAAATAAAAATCAAGCTGATTTATCTCATGGATATAGTGGTTATGAAATTATTAAAATCCCAACAGTTGATATTAATGAATTAATTGAATTTATTCCAAGCTTGCAAAAATTAAAAACTAATCAGTTACAGTCAATAGTTATTGAAATTAGATTTGAAGGTTATGTTAAAAAAGAGCGTCAATTAGTTGATAAATTAGTTAAACTAGAACGTAAAAAAATTCCTTTAGATATTAATTATTCTAAAGTTGATAACCTAGCAACAGAAGCAAAAGACAAACTAGAAAAAATCAGACCTTTAAATATTGGACAAGCTTCAAGAATTACTGGAGTTAATCCAGCTGATATTCAAATGTTATTATTTTATTTAAAAAAACAATATCCATTAGAAAATATCGATAATTAA
- a CDS encoding dicarboxylate/amino acid:cation symporter, producing MQDKTNVLLDKFLAIGSWQAAIAIIIFIGIQIGLWFTFKKFKFKFIYRVLIGLAIGLIFGIIIQAIYKFPQNGLVNKNLPTEIKNNGEKIEKTNPDFRLWVYQLDIWISLAKNIFINGILLLTAPVVFIAIFRVTSKKGNKNVGRISLKGVSLLLLNTAFAFVITFWLGYLIKVGVGSGLSLDHSIVKNTPKETQPLPKIVWEYLLNNFIQPWLGSMVIPLMVIAGLIGNSVKILSKKKPAEMDAIRKGMDVAWSIVISILMTFMKIMPLAVMSMIASSVISKPIGALATIGKVLGLGYLGLTILLLFLTFLLFVNKVNVIAWWKLSFKILIQGFATQSSNATLPMSIGTLKDEIKIDDSAVSTVVPLSTTMGLMGCAGVQSGVITSLLWTGAVSADFHNMGLFTFFILAFVITLIASLGISGIPGTATVLTSGVLSGLGLGVWFAPVYAIVGSLDGLFDMGRTGVNVTSGAVVTTIVAKSEGLIGEESTILSKQQLEKQKIIREKKSKPEIKEAQQTNKVEVK from the coding sequence ATGCAAGATAAGACTAATGTTTTATTAGATAAATTCTTAGCAATTGGAAGTTGACAAGCGGCTATTGCTATTATTATATTTATCGGAATTCAAATTGGTTTATGGTTTACATTTAAAAAATTTAAATTTAAATTCATTTATAGAGTTTTAATTGGATTAGCAATTGGTTTAATATTTGGAATTATTATTCAAGCTATTTATAAATTTCCACAAAATGGATTAGTAAATAAGAATTTACCAACAGAAATTAAAAATAATGGTGAAAAAATAGAAAAAACCAACCCTGATTTTAGATTATGAGTATATCAACTAGATATATGAATATCTTTAGCAAAAAATATTTTTATTAACGGTATTTTATTATTAACAGCTCCAGTTGTATTTATTGCAATTTTTAGAGTTACATCAAAAAAAGGTAATAAAAATGTTGGACGTATTTCATTAAAAGGTGTGAGTTTATTATTATTAAATACTGCATTTGCATTTGTGATTACTTTTTGATTAGGATATTTAATAAAAGTTGGTGTTGGATCTGGATTATCTTTAGATCATTCTATTGTAAAAAATACACCAAAAGAAACTCAACCACTTCCTAAAATAGTTTGAGAATATTTACTAAATAACTTTATCCAACCATGACTTGGATCAATGGTAATTCCTTTAATGGTAATTGCAGGATTAATTGGAAATTCAGTAAAGATTTTATCTAAGAAAAAACCTGCTGAAATGGATGCGATTAGAAAAGGAATGGATGTTGCTTGAAGCATTGTGATTTCAATACTAATGACATTTATGAAAATAATGCCTTTAGCAGTTATGTCAATGATTGCTTCATCAGTTATTTCTAAACCAATTGGAGCACTAGCAACAATTGGAAAAGTTTTAGGTTTAGGATATTTAGGATTGACTATTTTACTATTATTCTTAACATTCTTATTATTTGTAAATAAAGTTAATGTTATTGCTTGATGAAAATTATCATTTAAAATTTTAATTCAAGGATTTGCAACACAATCTTCAAATGCTACTTTACCAATGAGTATTGGAACATTAAAAGATGAAATTAAAATAGATGATTCAGCAGTATCAACAGTTGTTCCATTATCAACCACAATGGGATTAATGGGATGTGCTGGAGTTCAATCTGGAGTTATTACAAGTTTATTGTGAACTGGTGCAGTTAGTGCTGATTTTCATAATATGGGATTATTTACATTCTTTATACTAGCTTTTGTTATTACTTTAATTGCTTCTTTAGGAATTAGTGGAATTCCAGGAACTGCAACTGTTCTTACTTCAGGTGTTTTATCTGGTTTAGGTTTAGGAGTTTGATTTGCTCCAGTTTATGCAATAGTTGGTTCATTAGATGGATTATTTGATATGGGAAGAACTGGAGTTAATGTAACTTCAGGAGCTGTAGTTACTACAATTGTTGCAAAAAGTGAAGGATTAATTGGTGAAGAATCAACAATTCTATCTAAACAACAACTAGAAAAACAAAAAATAATTAGAGAAAAGAAATCAAAACCAGAAATAAAAGAAGCTCAACAAACTAATAAAGTAGAAGTTAAATAA
- a CDS encoding FAD-dependent oxidoreductase: protein MKIVIIGGAASGMTVASRLKKADKKAQIIVIQKEKYVSLGACGLPYFVANPSLKSTDLLARTVEQFIEQDILVYSESVVKKIDAENQKVWYEKNDQLLELDYDKLVISTGAKPIVPPIKGIDLPNIFTLTRLEDATELKEKLKDKNIKKVAVIGSGFIGLECCEMLEHFNKEIVLIEKTSRLNQRVFDQEITDLLEQNLIKNNVEIIKENGLKSITQTKDKRLSLTLDQNEEIEVDLIILAIGFRPATEFLKDTKLEMLGNGAIVVDKHGRTNLKNIWSCGDCATVYHKITNQITYTPLATVARKFAKVVADDILNVNSEFVRTLQTAILKVFESELVSTGINETLAKELGYDIKTIFIKDADHPSYYPNPTPLALKLILNKKTNTLIGAQMYGSNLSVLRINFLISLIWNQIEINQELTQVDLPYSPPFSRVVDIIHIALEKLIKN, encoded by the coding sequence ATGAAAATTGTAATTATAGGTGGAGCAGCTAGTGGAATGACAGTTGCAAGCAGACTAAAAAAAGCTGATAAAAAAGCTCAAATAATTGTTATTCAAAAAGAAAAATACGTTTCACTAGGAGCTTGTGGTTTACCTTATTTTGTAGCTAATCCATCTTTAAAATCAACTGATTTATTAGCAAGAACTGTAGAACAATTCATAGAACAAGACATTTTAGTTTATAGTGAATCAGTTGTTAAAAAAATTGATGCTGAAAATCAAAAAGTTTGATATGAAAAAAATGATCAATTACTAGAGTTAGACTATGATAAATTAGTAATCTCAACAGGAGCAAAGCCTATAGTTCCACCAATTAAAGGAATTGATTTACCAAATATTTTTACTTTAACAAGATTAGAAGATGCAACTGAATTAAAAGAAAAACTAAAAGATAAAAATATTAAAAAAGTAGCAGTAATTGGTTCAGGATTTATTGGTTTAGAGTGTTGTGAAATGTTAGAACACTTTAATAAAGAAATAGTTTTAATTGAAAAAACTAGTAGATTAAATCAAAGAGTGTTTGATCAAGAAATCACTGATTTATTAGAGCAAAACTTAATCAAAAACAATGTTGAAATTATTAAAGAAAATGGGTTAAAATCAATAACTCAAACTAAAGATAAAAGATTAAGTTTAACTTTAGATCAAAATGAAGAAATTGAAGTTGATTTAATAATTTTAGCTATTGGATTTAGACCAGCAACTGAGTTTTTAAAAGATACAAAATTAGAAATGCTAGGTAATGGAGCTATTGTTGTTGATAAACATGGAAGAACAAATTTAAAAAATATATGATCTTGTGGTGACTGTGCTACTGTTTATCATAAAATTACTAACCAAATTACTTATACTCCACTAGCAACAGTTGCTAGAAAATTTGCTAAAGTTGTAGCTGATGATATTTTAAATGTTAATAGTGAATTTGTTAGAACTTTACAAACTGCGATTTTAAAAGTATTTGAATCAGAATTGGTTTCTACTGGAATTAATGAAACTCTAGCTAAAGAATTAGGATATGATATAAAAACTATTTTTATTAAAGATGCTGATCATCCATCATATTATCCAAACCCAACGCCGCTTGCTTTAAAACTAATTTTAAATAAAAAAACAAATACATTAATTGGTGCTCAAATGTATGGATCTAATTTATCTGTATTAAGAATTAATTTCTTAATTTCATTAATTTGAAATCAAATTGAAATTAATCAGGAATTAACTCAAGTTGATTTACCATATTCACCACCATTTTCTAGAGTTGTAGATATTATTCACATTGCTTTAGAAAAACTTATTAAAAATTAA
- a CDS encoding isochorismatase family protein: protein MKSKNKNKALIIVDYQYDFCDPNGSLYVKNAYTLKPKIEKLAKELKSQGWTIIATKDFHPIDHCSFKIWNKHCVQNTKGSELYFDHSDVDLIIEKGVNKDIESYSGFFDDANNSNGLDEYLKSKNIDTLKIVGVATEICVKANYDDAIKLGYDLEVDLEYCKGFTD, encoded by the coding sequence ATGAAATCTAAAAATAAAAATAAAGCATTAATTATTGTAGATTATCAATATGATTTTTGTGATCCTAATGGTAGTTTATATGTAAAGAATGCCTATACATTAAAACCTAAAATTGAAAAATTAGCAAAAGAATTAAAATCTCAAGGCTGAACAATTATTGCAACTAAAGATTTTCATCCAATTGATCATTGTTCTTTTAAAATTTGAAATAAACATTGTGTACAAAATACTAAAGGTAGTGAACTTTATTTTGATCATAGTGATGTTGATTTAATTATTGAAAAAGGTGTTAATAAAGATATTGAAAGCTATAGCGGTTTTTTTGATGATGCTAATAACTCAAATGGATTAGATGAGTATTTAAAATCAAAAAACATAGATACTTTAAAAATAGTTGGTGTTGCTACTGAAATTTGTGTAAAAGCTAATTATGATGATGCTATTAAATTAGGTTATGATCTTGAGGTTGATTTAGAATATTGTAAAGGTTTTACTGACTAG
- a CDS encoding BspA family leucine-rich repeat surface protein, which produces MKNKHISLLAKLEVLFSVTSLPLVVVSCKTSNFNNNKPNNNQQKKEQVSKIDISSFKDKIEPKNEWQKQDVLQALLKIKGLDKLTQNDFNFNIKKANLLRNGQLIIKSKDDSKIIKGELSLEIKKLNRVKKVETKYNDTRTEVLVIGYDENGKISGFAQTVKKVPEKLPEEIISLERAFLKNNSDKIENLDKWDTSNIVSMSSMFQQARNFNQVLSNWNTENVTDMNYMFDGATKFNSDLSSWKTANVKTMRSMFSDTKQFNQDISSWNVSNVKNMKNMFYRAEKFNKSLSDWNLKNIQELDHMFFGASEFNSDIFKLKNNLVTDMRYMFFQAKKFNKSLDWDVSKVVNMDSMFNGAHDFNQNITNWNVSNVKTMRSMFSDTKQFNQDIKNWRVDNVTDMDRMFQNALSFNKDISSWNVKNVKSYDAFGWHIKKEFKPLFEKNNK; this is translated from the coding sequence ATGAAAAATAAACATATCAGTCTACTAGCAAAACTTGAAGTTTTATTTTCTGTTACATCACTTCCATTAGTTGTTGTTTCATGTAAAACTTCAAATTTTAATAACAATAAACCTAATAATAATCAACAAAAAAAAGAGCAAGTAAGTAAAATTGATATTTCAAGTTTTAAAGATAAAATTGAACCAAAAAATGAGTGACAAAAACAAGATGTTTTACAAGCATTACTAAAAATAAAAGGGCTAGATAAATTAACTCAAAATGATTTTAATTTTAATATTAAGAAAGCTAATTTATTACGTAATGGACAATTGATAATTAAATCTAAAGACGATTCTAAAATTATAAAAGGTGAACTAAGTTTAGAAATTAAAAAACTAAATAGAGTTAAAAAAGTTGAAACAAAATATAATGATACTAGAACTGAGGTTTTAGTAATTGGTTATGATGAAAATGGAAAAATTTCTGGGTTTGCTCAAACTGTTAAAAAAGTTCCTGAAAAACTACCAGAAGAAATTATTAGTCTAGAGCGTGCTTTTTTAAAAAATAATTCTGATAAAATTGAAAATCTTGATAAATGGGACACATCTAATATAGTAAGTATGTCTTCAATGTTTCAACAAGCTAGAAACTTTAATCAAGTTTTATCAAATTGAAATACAGAAAATGTAACTGATATGAATTATATGTTTGATGGTGCAACTAAATTCAATAGTGATTTATCGAGCTGAAAAACAGCAAATGTAAAAACTATGAGAAGTATGTTTAGTGACACAAAACAATTTAATCAAGATATTTCGAGTTGAAATGTAAGTAATGTTAAAAATATGAAAAATATGTTTTATCGAGCTGAAAAATTTAATAAATCACTTTCAGATTGAAATCTAAAAAATATACAAGAACTAGACCATATGTTTTTTGGTGCTTCTGAATTTAATAGCGATATCTTCAAACTAAAAAATAATCTAGTAACTGATATGCGTTATATGTTTTTTCAAGCTAAAAAATTTAATAAGTCTTTAGATTGAGATGTATCAAAAGTAGTTAATATGGATAGTATGTTTAATGGTGCTCATGATTTTAATCAAAATATAACTAATTGAAATGTTTCAAATGTTAAAACTATGAGAAGTATGTTTAGTGACACAAAACAATTTAATCAAGATATAAAAAATTGAAGAGTTGATAATGTAACTGATATGGACCGTATGTTTCAAAATGCACTAAGTTTTAATAAAGATATTTCAAGTTGAAATGTAAAAAATGTAAAATCATATGATGCCTTTGGTTGACACATAAAAAAGGAATTTAAACCTTTATTTGAAAAAAATAATAAGTAG
- a CDS encoding helix-rich protein, with product MKKLTSLLATISVLTASGIGYVSYKNVTNSNNIKKQNMLNKIKSIQKDLKNRELKLKSIEKTLIDKENKRNQLNDQIKNLESYINDLNSKEKISKDNIDKLNADLIKINKEINDDKKIISIKETEIKSAEQQAKENKKNIIKILNKLFKKEKELEVISHKDQEINKQKLELENNKNIYLDEISKIESIIKNISSKRFALELKLSNIQSYNQKNRLLNLQINNLIRTNTNLENNISFKKDRLVEVKTQINNVETQIKCY from the coding sequence ATGAAAAAACTTACAAGTTTATTAGCAACTATTAGTGTTCTTACAGCAAGTGGTATTGGGTATGTTAGTTATAAAAATGTAACAAATTCAAACAACATTAAAAAACAAAATATGTTAAATAAGATCAAATCTATTCAAAAAGATTTGAAAAATAGAGAATTAAAGTTAAAAAGTATAGAAAAAACTTTAATTGATAAAGAAAATAAAAGAAATCAATTAAATGATCAAATTAAAAATCTAGAATCTTATATTAATGATTTAAATAGTAAAGAAAAAATAAGCAAAGATAATATAGATAAATTAAATGCTGACTTAATAAAAATAAATAAAGAAATAAATGATGATAAAAAAATTATTTCAATAAAAGAAACTGAAATAAAAAGTGCAGAACAACAAGCAAAAGAAAATAAAAAAAATATTATAAAGATATTAAATAAACTATTTAAAAAAGAAAAAGAATTAGAAGTTATATCTCATAAAGACCAAGAAATTAATAAACAAAAACTAGAATTAGAAAATAATAAAAATATTTATCTTGATGAAATATCTAAGATTGAATCTATAATAAAAAACATTAGTTCAAAACGTTTTGCTTTGGAATTAAAATTGTCAAATATCCAAAGTTATAATCAAAAAAATAGATTATTAAATCTGCAAATCAATAATTTGATAAGAACTAATACAAATTTAGAAAATAATATAAGTTTTAAAAAAGATAGACTTGTTGAAGTAAAAACACAAATTAATAATGTTGAAACACAAATAAAATGTTATTAA
- a CDS encoding helix-rich protein gives MTILENQKQNKQKNIDDIKHQLWKKNYLLSVLQAKIQKHNELKIKVSDLEKQRSVLLKTLEQNQQEIEQETNVLKNTQKQLKQLSNSNIDALKRLEIKTLELEQAKRKNINLENELKEIKVKILTLKQEKEEQLRIFKKENDELLKQQRDLSEQIVLKNNEISNLTNEIAAKKIVIKDLERSTKYQEEKIRLLSEEYENNKKNLKSQEKDLKEKTEMLLMLNKQKTDLEQTLVMLTKEKDQLLVNEEKLKNEISEISKKISDKKDELIKDDTALKKIKTVINGIDQNLSELKSTNSKLKKSNDQKQELVNKKSKEIVTIIEEIETYGMKVWNVSQKLEETKKEYERLSLIKMNLNSSSKKIYGFLQFIKEEFNKIRVIWPETITKNKELKIIIDQFIEITQKWLDPSELSVHYKKYIDSMTEIKKRADDKYLEISDLYSRLDQCVKDLDNYTKNFNKAVDDALKINNPQPIE, from the coding sequence TTGACCATATTAGAAAATCAAAAACAAAATAAACAAAAAAATATAGATGATATAAAACATCAATTATGAAAAAAGAATTATTTACTTTCTGTTTTACAAGCTAAAATTCAAAAACATAACGAACTTAAGATTAAAGTATCAGATCTAGAAAAACAGAGATCTGTTTTGTTAAAAACTCTTGAACAAAACCAACAAGAAATTGAACAAGAAACAAATGTTTTAAAAAACACCCAGAAGCAACTAAAACAGTTGTCAAATTCAAATATTGATGCTTTAAAACGACTAGAAATTAAAACATTAGAATTAGAACAAGCAAAAAGAAAAAATATAAATTTAGAAAATGAACTAAAAGAAATTAAGGTTAAAATTTTAACTTTAAAACAAGAAAAAGAAGAACAACTAAGAATTTTTAAAAAAGAAAATGATGAGCTTTTAAAACAACAAAGAGATTTATCAGAACAAATAGTTTTGAAAAATAATGAAATTAGCAATTTAACTAACGAAATAGCAGCTAAAAAAATAGTGATAAAGGATCTAGAAAGATCTACAAAATATCAAGAAGAAAAAATAAGGCTGCTAAGTGAAGAATATGAAAACAACAAAAAGAATTTAAAAAGCCAAGAAAAAGACCTTAAAGAAAAAACAGAAATGTTATTAATGCTAAACAAACAAAAAACTGACCTAGAACAAACTTTAGTTATGTTAACTAAAGAAAAAGATCAGTTGTTAGTAAATGAAGAGAAATTAAAAAATGAAATTAGTGAAATAAGCAAAAAAATTTCAGATAAAAAAGATGAGCTTATAAAAGATGACACAGCGTTAAAAAAAATAAAAACTGTTATTAATGGTATTGATCAAAATTTATCAGAATTAAAGAGCACTAATAGTAAACTAAAAAAATCTAATGATCAAAAACAAGAACTTGTAAATAAGAAATCTAAAGAAATAGTAACTATAATCGAAGAAATAGAAACCTATGGAATGAAAGTTTGAAATGTTTCTCAAAAATTAGAAGAAACTAAAAAAGAATATGAAAGACTTTCACTAATAAAAATGAATTTAAATTCATCATCTAAGAAAATTTATGGATTTTTACAGTTTATAAAAGAAGAATTTAATAAAATTAGAGTTATTTGACCTGAAACTATTACAAAAAATAAAGAGTTAAAAATTATAATAGATCAATTTATAGAAATTACTCAAAAGTGATTAGATCCATCAGAATTAAGTGTGCATTATAAGAAATATATTGATTCAATGACTGAAATTAAAAAAAGAGCTGATGATAAATACTTAGAAATTTCAGATTTGTATTCAAGATTAGATCAATGTGTAAAAGACTTAGATAACTATACTAAAAATTTTAATAAAGCTGTAGATGACGCATTAAAAATCAATAATCCACAACCAATTGAATAG